In Saccharothrix syringae, the following are encoded in one genomic region:
- a CDS encoding DAHP synthetase I family protein, which yields MISPRVAPFVASVVERHRAAVQAVLDRMDDRLLVVAGPRVVHDAGTGLDYAGQLAEAAARCTRQLLVVLDARLVTRDVAAAHEFALEAMRIGLPLAARVGDLAPAPHLAAYALTGPRTAATYRFALPVGCESGADGDIADAVGALRQAAASRLAPLGPARAERRTHLVLRCAPHRPEHDPDATTAALTRLRTAGLPARLAVSASGGDPQRQRGVVASVARQVGDGQGGIVGVVIPSSVHEEGGAAVRRGAATTSPCLGLPDTVSALDALAIAVERRRIRDR from the coding sequence GTGATCTCCCCCCGGGTCGCCCCGTTCGTCGCCTCGGTGGTGGAGCGCCACCGCGCCGCCGTGCAGGCGGTGCTCGACCGGATGGACGACAGGCTGCTGGTGGTCGCCGGCCCGCGGGTCGTCCACGACGCGGGCACCGGCTTGGACTACGCCGGGCAGCTCGCCGAGGCCGCCGCCCGCTGCACCCGCCAGCTGCTGGTCGTCCTCGACGCGCGGCTGGTCACCCGGGACGTTGCGGCGGCCCACGAGTTCGCGCTGGAGGCCATGCGGATCGGGCTGCCCCTCGCCGCCCGGGTCGGGGATCTCGCACCGGCACCTCACCTGGCCGCCTACGCCCTCACCGGCCCCCGCACCGCGGCCACGTACCGGTTCGCCCTGCCGGTGGGCTGCGAGAGCGGCGCGGACGGCGACATCGCGGACGCCGTGGGAGCGCTCCGGCAGGCCGCCGCGTCCCGCCTCGCGCCGCTCGGCCCGGCTCGCGCCGAGCGGCGGACGCACCTGGTGCTGCGCTGCGCGCCCCACCGCCCCGAGCACGACCCCGACGCGACCACCGCGGCGCTGACCCGGCTCCGGACGGCCGGCCTGCCCGCCCGCCTCGCGGTCTCCGCTTCCGGCGGGGACCCCCAGCGGCAGCGCGGCGTCGTGGCCTCGGTCGCCCGGCAGGTGGGTGACGGGCAAGGGGGGATCGTCGGCGTCGTGATCCCCTCGTCCGTGCACGAGGAGGGCGGGGCCGCCGTGCGCCGCGGCGCGGCGACCACCTCGCCGTGCCTGGGCCTGCCCGACACGGTGTCCGCCCTGGACGCGCTGGCCATCGCGGTCGAGCGCAGGCGCATCCGGGACCGCTGA
- a CDS encoding DHA2 family efflux MFS transporter permease subunit: MTSPAPPLEAAPVGRRTAALAVLAGAQFLVVLSTSIVNVALPAIDAGLGLSASGMAWVVNAYVLAFGALLLLGGRAGDLLGRRRVFLAGVVLFGVGTLAAGLAPSAAVLITARAVQGVGAAALAPAAMSLVVALYPEGPARGRALAVWGAVSAVGGAAGILLGGVVTGGLGWRWVFLVGVPVAVAVLAAALVVVAPDTPGGGARADVPGAALVTAGLVALVTALSGGRGWTDPVTLGLLGASAVLLAGFVWWQRRSAHPMVPLRIFTTARVGAASVGMTVLGSVWVGMFFFLPLYQQRVLGYTPLLAGLTQLPLAAANTAGSWLTPRVSARWGEHRTLVASLLALASGLLWLGAIRADGTFAVDLLGPSVVVGLGLSASFVLFTGAAVAGVPARDLGLASGLSNATRQIGGAVGLAVLTAIAAARTAALPGVPAPEALTSGYRAAFLTAAAVIAALSLYVARAFAGAPVPGRKDPS; this comes from the coding sequence GTGACTTCCCCAGCCCCACCGCTCGAAGCCGCCCCGGTAGGCCGCCGCACCGCCGCGCTCGCGGTGCTGGCGGGCGCGCAGTTCCTGGTCGTGCTGAGCACGTCGATCGTCAACGTGGCACTGCCCGCCATCGATGCCGGGCTCGGGCTGTCCGCGTCCGGCATGGCGTGGGTGGTCAACGCCTACGTGCTCGCGTTCGGCGCGCTGCTCCTGCTCGGGGGCCGGGCGGGCGACCTGCTCGGCAGGCGGCGGGTGTTCCTCGCCGGGGTGGTGCTGTTCGGCGTCGGCACGCTCGCCGCGGGGCTCGCACCCTCGGCGGCGGTGCTGATCACCGCGCGGGCGGTGCAGGGCGTCGGTGCGGCGGCGCTCGCCCCGGCGGCCATGTCGCTGGTCGTGGCCCTGTACCCGGAGGGGCCCGCGCGGGGACGGGCCCTGGCCGTGTGGGGCGCGGTGTCCGCCGTGGGCGGTGCGGCGGGCATCCTGCTCGGCGGGGTCGTCACCGGGGGACTGGGGTGGCGCTGGGTGTTCCTGGTCGGCGTCCCCGTGGCGGTGGCGGTGTTGGCCGCGGCCCTGGTCGTGGTCGCGCCCGACACCCCCGGTGGCGGGGCGCGCGCGGACGTGCCGGGTGCGGCGCTGGTCACCGCGGGCCTGGTGGCCCTGGTGACCGCCCTGTCCGGCGGGCGCGGGTGGACCGACCCCGTCACGCTCGGGCTCCTCGGCGCCTCGGCCGTGCTGCTGGCCGGGTTCGTGTGGTGGCAGCGGCGCAGCGCCCACCCCATGGTGCCGTTGCGGATCTTCACCACCGCCCGCGTCGGCGCGGCGAGCGTCGGGATGACCGTGCTGGGCTCCGTGTGGGTCGGCATGTTCTTCTTCTTGCCGCTCTACCAGCAGCGGGTGCTCGGCTACACCCCGCTGCTCGCGGGCCTGACCCAGTTGCCGCTGGCCGCGGCCAACACCGCGGGCTCCTGGCTGACGCCGCGCGTCTCCGCCCGGTGGGGTGAGCACCGCACGCTGGTCGCGAGCCTGCTGGCGCTGGCCTCGGGCCTGCTGTGGCTCGGTGCCATCAGGGCGGACGGCACCTTCGCGGTGGACCTGCTGGGCCCGTCCGTCGTCGTGGGGCTCGGGCTGAGCGCGTCGTTCGTGCTGTTCACCGGTGCTGCGGTGGCTGGCGTGCCCGCCCGCGACCTCGGCCTGGCCAGCGGGTTGAGCAACGCCACCCGCCAGATCGGCGGCGCGGTCGGCCTGGCCGTCCTCACCGCCATCGCCGCGGCCCGGACCGCCGCACTGCCCGGCGTCCCGGCCCCCGAGGCCCTCACCAGCGGCTACCGAGCCGCGTTCCTCACCGCAGCGGCCGTGATCGCGGCCCTGTCCCTCTACGTCGCGCGCGCTTTCGCGGGCGCACCCGTCCCCGGAAGGAAGGACCCGTCATGA
- a CDS encoding carotenoid oxygenase family protein: MSLPYISDHYTPVVEESTATGLVVRGTLPPELDGRYLRNGHNPKPGVTPTHWFKGSGMVHGIRLRDGRAEWYRNRWVRTPLFEGKPAYDEHGKPDLAASVAGTHVIEHGGRLLALQEANLPFELDAELGTVGCFDFGGKLKTNMTAHPKEDPVTGELHFFASSPFPPHLIYYVASPQGDIVRQEVVEGVGTGLMHDFAITENFVVWADMSVTFTMAEKSGIPYRWNDSYTPRIGVMPRTGAPVVQWFEVEPGALLHVANAHEDASGRIVLDGPRFDRSAWEASWKWWAGLAGHPEVPAVGVVSHRWVFDLAAGSVKEELVDDLVVDFPTINETVLGRENRYSYAVAFPGAGLHHHGIVKYDNLTGARQVTPLSRDEIPGEAVFVPAAGGGNEDDGYLLTIVSNTARNTSEFHVLDATDLTRAPVAVVELPHRVPGGIHGSWVPASDLA, from the coding sequence ATGAGCCTGCCCTACATCAGCGACCACTACACGCCCGTGGTCGAGGAGAGCACGGCCACCGGTCTGGTCGTGCGAGGCACCCTGCCGCCCGAACTGGACGGCCGCTACCTGCGCAACGGCCACAACCCCAAGCCCGGTGTCACCCCGACGCACTGGTTCAAGGGCTCGGGCATGGTGCACGGCATCCGCCTGCGCGACGGGCGGGCGGAGTGGTACCGCAACCGCTGGGTGCGCACCCCGCTGTTCGAGGGCAAGCCCGCCTACGACGAGCACGGCAAGCCCGACCTGGCCGCCAGCGTCGCCGGCACGCACGTCATCGAGCACGGCGGTCGCCTGCTGGCGTTGCAGGAGGCCAACCTCCCGTTCGAGCTGGACGCCGAGCTGGGCACGGTGGGCTGCTTCGACTTCGGCGGCAAGCTGAAGACGAACATGACCGCCCACCCCAAGGAGGACCCGGTCACCGGCGAGCTGCACTTCTTCGCGTCCTCGCCGTTCCCGCCGCACCTGATCTACTACGTCGCCTCGCCGCAGGGCGACATCGTGCGGCAGGAGGTCGTCGAGGGGGTGGGCACCGGCCTGATGCACGACTTCGCCATCACCGAGAACTTCGTGGTGTGGGCGGACATGTCGGTCACCTTCACCATGGCCGAGAAGTCCGGCATCCCCTACCGCTGGAACGACTCCTACACGCCGCGCATCGGCGTCATGCCGCGCACCGGCGCGCCGGTCGTGCAGTGGTTCGAGGTCGAGCCGGGCGCGCTGCTGCACGTGGCCAACGCGCACGAGGACGCCTCGGGCCGCATCGTGCTCGACGGTCCCCGCTTCGACCGCTCCGCGTGGGAGGCGTCGTGGAAGTGGTGGGCGGGCCTGGCCGGCCACCCCGAGGTCCCGGCCGTCGGTGTCGTCTCCCACCGCTGGGTGTTCGACCTCGCCGCGGGCTCGGTCAAGGAGGAGCTCGTGGACGACCTCGTGGTCGACTTCCCGACCATCAACGAGACCGTCCTGGGCCGGGAGAACCGCTACAGCTACGCGGTGGCCTTCCCCGGCGCCGGCCTGCACCACCACGGCATCGTCAAGTACGACAACCTCACCGGCGCGCGTCAGGTGACGCCGCTGTCGCGGGACGAGATCCCCGGCGAGGCGGTGTTCGTGCCCGCCGCCGGCGGTGGCAACGAGGACGACGGCTACCTGCTCACCATCGTCAGCAACACCGCCCGCAACACCTCGGAGTTCCACGTCCTCGACGCCACCGACCTGACCAGGGCCCCGGTCGCCGTCGTCGAGCTGCCCCACCGGGTGCCGGGCGGCATCCACGGCTCCTGGGTGCCGGCGTCCGACCTCGCCTGA
- a CDS encoding CGNR zinc finger domain-containing protein, with translation MRWSAGGPGGGAVRGGPGRDRTAGVGRPGARAECGRAECTPLFVDDSRGEPRRWCGMVECGNRVKAAEYRRRRRLVRSSAPEVPARG, from the coding sequence GTGCGGTGGAGCGCCGGGGGACCCGGCGGCGGCGCTGTCCGCGGTGGCCCGGGACGCGATCGAACTGCTGGGGTCGGCCGACCTGGCGCGCGTGCGGAGTGCGGGCGGGCGGAGTGCACGCCGTTGTTCGTGGACGACTCGCGGGGCGAGCCGCGGCGGTGGTGCGGCATGGTCGAGTGCGGAAACCGGGTGAAGGCGGCCGAGTACCGGCGCAGGCGGCGCCTGGTGCGGTCCTCCGCACCGGAGGTGCCGGCGCGGGGCTGA
- a CDS encoding TetR/AcrR family transcriptional regulator: MTGETSRRQLSSAEERRDTVLRTALGAFAAKGYRGTTTADVAKSAGISQGYVYRLFTDKETLFLRVVEHCFARIRESLADGAARAASDSPEAVLDAMGEAYARLIGEEDTLLLVQMHAQAAAVSEPSAREAVQHGYARMVEYVRQVSGGNDDQVRDFFAKGALCHLLVAVDADALDAPWSRTLAAGIRHY, encoded by the coding sequence ATGACCGGAGAAACGAGCCGCAGGCAGCTCTCCTCGGCGGAGGAACGGCGCGACACCGTGCTGAGGACCGCGCTCGGCGCGTTCGCGGCGAAGGGGTACCGGGGCACGACGACCGCCGACGTGGCCAAGTCGGCGGGCATCTCGCAGGGTTACGTCTACCGGCTGTTCACGGACAAGGAGACGCTCTTCCTGAGGGTGGTCGAGCACTGCTTCGCCCGCATCCGGGAAAGCCTGGCCGACGGTGCGGCACGGGCCGCGTCCGACTCCCCCGAGGCGGTGCTGGACGCGATGGGCGAGGCGTACGCACGCCTGATCGGCGAGGAGGACACCCTGCTGCTGGTGCAGATGCACGCCCAGGCCGCAGCGGTGTCCGAACCGTCGGCGCGCGAGGCCGTCCAGCACGGGTACGCCCGGATGGTGGAGTACGTCCGCCAGGTCTCCGGCGGGAACGACGACCAGGTGCGGGACTTCTTCGCCAAGGGCGCGCTGTGCCACCTGCTGGTCGCGGTGGACGCCGATGCGCTCGACGCCCCGTGGAGC
- a CDS encoding CAP domain-containing protein, whose product MASLREPARKALEDRVVSLVNVERSRRRLSKLVVDERLRCSSRRHSGDMARVRLLAHKLPDGPDPFERMLAEGYGQPGGENVAFGQESAVQVVEAWMRSTPHRANVLRPDFTRIGVGLVLTADGHWWTQNFGFEPDPGAVDR is encoded by the coding sequence GTGGCCTCCCTTCGCGAACCAGCCCGCAAGGCGCTGGAGGACCGGGTCGTGTCGCTGGTCAACGTGGAGCGCTCCCGACGCCGCTTGTCGAAGCTCGTGGTGGACGAGCGGTTGCGGTGCTCCTCCCGCCGGCACAGCGGTGACATGGCACGGGTCCGGCTGCTCGCGCACAAGCTGCCCGACGGGCCCGACCCGTTCGAGCGGATGCTGGCCGAGGGGTACGGGCAGCCGGGCGGTGAGAACGTCGCGTTCGGCCAGGAGTCCGCGGTTCAGGTGGTGGAGGCGTGGATGCGCAGCACCCCGCACCGCGCCAACGTCCTGCGCCCGGACTTCACCCGGATCGGCGTGGGCCTGGTGCTCACCGCGGACGGTCACTGGTGGACGCAGAACTTCGGCTTCGAACCGGACCCGGGAGCGGTTGACCGCTGA
- a CDS encoding DUF6461 domain-containing protein has protein sequence MRELLQQDRLRAGDEVLSPSGRHALHYDARGAAVLTDRQRAEVRWRSEPGRLFLDGDGVLRVEDGTGGPVRSTGLACPGAEVLVVTDDGDLELLSGERVRLLNSRLGPVGVTAVAGAAPAAAITADRYLFRQGEHRQVVARTPDGSLRVTTDEPGSWSFTLPARLARWLEQDGTVLTWRILPNGERLAWTLCLVDASGDLRWRENPRQAHAYPPPARPHAHGGPELPRGGRLRHQSLTSPGGSRTLVHEDDGNLVLYANPSGRALWSTGTWWAGDGWVDLTDAGDLVVRNSCGAPVWRAGARDGQRLRVGDDGGVALLDALGREVWGVRAGSADAVPFPHVGRGPALRRGQSLGNHSLTSADGGTVLVCQAGRRLVLFGPGGQRLWERYLWETDRAHLALDDDGVLRLRARDGSAVARLAGPADELVVLPGEAVLRCADGTVVWRTGRPPRDYTSWLSALVHDGAYCATVVHDIDPDEALRRLGARPGGIATGTWSELRKRVDPDSGVAVAAFTLGWHTLLVQAGSRLAPPRPNLSAGTFAVTCCREAGADPAFLVFRDGAVVADHRGGDPGDRPRAPEVRRALAAMGVDSPARAAVERDLELLCRTAEVHPTPLDVVRPARIAVIGRG, from the coding sequence GTGCGCGAACTGCTCCAGCAAGACCGGCTACGCGCCGGCGACGAGGTCCTCTCCCCGTCCGGACGCCACGCCCTGCACTACGACGCCCGCGGTGCCGCCGTGCTGACCGACCGGCAGCGGGCCGAGGTCCGGTGGCGGTCGGAACCGGGGCGGTTGTTCCTCGACGGCGACGGCGTGCTGCGCGTCGAGGACGGCACCGGGGGGCCGGTCCGGTCCACGGGCCTGGCGTGCCCCGGCGCGGAAGTGCTCGTGGTCACCGACGACGGCGACCTGGAACTGCTCAGCGGCGAACGCGTGCGCCTGCTCAACTCCCGGCTCGGACCGGTCGGGGTGACCGCGGTGGCCGGTGCCGCGCCCGCCGCCGCCATCACCGCCGACCGGTACCTGTTCAGGCAGGGCGAGCACCGGCAGGTGGTCGCCCGGACGCCCGACGGGTCGCTGCGGGTGACCACCGACGAGCCGGGGAGCTGGAGCTTCACCCTGCCCGCGCGGCTGGCCCGCTGGCTGGAGCAGGACGGCACGGTGCTGACCTGGCGCATCCTGCCCAACGGCGAGCGGTTGGCCTGGACGTTGTGCCTGGTGGACGCCTCCGGTGACCTGCGGTGGCGGGAGAACCCGCGGCAGGCGCACGCGTACCCGCCCCCCGCGCGCCCGCACGCGCACGGCGGGCCGGAGCTGCCGCGCGGGGGGCGGCTGCGCCACCAGTCGCTGACGTCGCCGGGCGGGTCCCGCACCCTGGTCCACGAGGACGACGGCAACCTGGTCCTCTACGCGAACCCGAGCGGGCGCGCCCTGTGGTCGACCGGGACGTGGTGGGCCGGTGACGGCTGGGTCGACCTCACCGACGCGGGGGATCTCGTGGTGCGCAACTCCTGCGGCGCACCCGTGTGGCGAGCGGGCGCGCGGGACGGGCAGCGGCTGCGGGTGGGCGACGACGGCGGCGTGGCGCTGCTGGACGCGCTCGGTCGGGAGGTGTGGGGCGTGCGCGCCGGATCCGCCGACGCCGTCCCCTTCCCGCACGTCGGACGCGGCCCGGCCCTGCGGCGCGGGCAGAGCCTGGGGAACCACTCGCTCACCTCCGCCGACGGCGGCACGGTGCTGGTGTGCCAGGCCGGGCGGCGGCTGGTGCTGTTCGGGCCCGGCGGGCAGCGCCTGTGGGAGCGCTACCTGTGGGAGACCGACCGGGCCCACCTCGCGCTGGACGACGACGGCGTGCTGCGGCTGCGGGCCCGCGACGGCAGCGCGGTGGCCCGCCTGGCCGGTCCGGCGGACGAACTGGTCGTCCTGCCCGGTGAGGCGGTGTTGCGGTGCGCCGACGGGACGGTGGTGTGGCGCACCGGGCGCCCGCCTCGCGACTACACGTCGTGGCTGAGCGCGCTCGTGCACGACGGCGCCTACTGCGCGACCGTCGTCCACGACATCGACCCCGACGAGGCGCTGCGCAGGCTGGGTGCCCGTCCCGGCGGCATCGCCACCGGCACGTGGAGCGAGCTGAGGAAGCGGGTCGACCCGGACAGCGGCGTCGCCGTGGCGGCGTTCACCCTCGGCTGGCACACCTTGCTGGTGCAGGCCGGTTCCCGGCTCGCGCCACCCCGCCCGAACCTGTCCGCGGGCACGTTCGCCGTCACCTGCTGCCGCGAGGCGGGCGCCGACCCCGCGTTCCTGGTGTTCCGGGACGGCGCCGTGGTGGCCGACCACCGCGGCGGTGACCCGGGTGACCGGCCCCGCGCCCCCGAGGTGCGCCGGGCACTGGCCGCGATGGGGGTCGACAGCCCCGCGCGGGCGGCGGTCGAGCGGGACCTGGAACTGCTCTGCCGCACCGCCGAGGTCCACCCCACGCCCCTGGACGTGGTCAGGCCCGCCCGCATCGCGGTCATCGGGCGCGGATGA
- a CDS encoding DinB family protein: MDEYLYFVDRAFDGMLAALDRLGPDRGNTAPPLPGANSPYAIVHHCAEVVDYWIGHLLAGRAMDRDRDAEFRATGDPGELRDRVAALRLRLREDLAGVDLAAPPATAPPAGYQGPERPLSGAGVLLHVLEELAQHHGQVEISRDLLEAS, encoded by the coding sequence GTGGACGAGTACCTGTACTTCGTGGACCGGGCCTTCGACGGGATGCTGGCCGCCCTGGACCGGCTGGGGCCCGACCGCGGCAACACCGCGCCGCCGCTGCCCGGCGCCAACAGCCCCTACGCGATCGTCCACCACTGCGCCGAGGTCGTGGACTACTGGATCGGCCACCTGCTCGCGGGCCGGGCGATGGACCGGGACCGGGACGCGGAGTTCCGCGCGACCGGCGACCCGGGCGAGCTGCGCGACCGGGTGGCCGCGCTACGGCTGCGGCTGCGCGAGGACCTGGCGGGCGTCGACCTCGCCGCACCGCCCGCCACGGCGCCGCCGGCCGGCTACCAGGGCCCGGAACGACCGCTGAGCGGCGCGGGCGTGCTGCTGCACGTGCTGGAGGAACTGGCCCAGCACCACGGGCAGGTGGAGATCAGCCGCGACCTGCTGGAGGCGTCGTGA
- a CDS encoding BTAD domain-containing putative transcriptional regulator: MPPAEPPRAEPLFAELLGPVRVFLAGTEIDLGAARRQAVFTVLALRANQPVALDELVDAVWGDQPPTNAEASVYTYVSGLRKLLEPHRSARSAPEVLVSTGSGYSLRLGPGATDVALFEAHRQRAASMPAAAAVEELEQALALWRGEALAGVPGPFARTRRTALAELRLATAERRAALALELGRHAEVVPELTALAAEHPLREGLRALLMTALHGAGRHAEALAVFRETRRLLVDQLGIEPGAELLAVYQRLLQGMVAPAAPLRATIPVRKPPTPPNVVGRQSELELLRRSAADLAAGRGGGVWLDGEPGIGKSALLAALLAEVGAQGVRIAWGTGDELGMRFPLRVLLDALGVSTTSDDPVRAAVAEALLEAGGDDSELEAVDRLVDLVAELCGRGPLVLAVDDLHWADGVSALAWHRLVRLTRRLPLLLVGTCRPVPRRDDLDRVREAVRGTGGQVLRLGPLPDEALVELVTRRLAATPTEGLRRLIAQAGGNPAYAVSALDELVGRDAIRVRSGVAELTGESDESTWSAEVLPPDRLDFLSVDAVEVLRTGALFGMEFAIGDVAVVLDRSPSELVSPVQEALTAGVLVEADAEFAFRHPLLRHGLYESVLPPVRAALHRHAARALAGAGAPAVRVARHLAAAAPNLDAWSTGWVADNVREVMLTDQDLVFELIRSAADQPTLTDAQRDRLTSWLAWLRFWRGERPESEARAVLAHTRDPHLAAEMRCVLAMLYLGEGQVEAAAGTLRVAVENDATPEPCRTRQEALLADIYRSGFADLEKAEWYAHDAISRAEQSADGFAMSHSLRVLWQISTARRDHVEALAQVDLALTMIGDPQDVHELRPVLLENRAFTLQNLDRLEEAGQALRAAQARARRGPSAAFLRAWVAVHEFWTGRWDDALAGLEHTADVVDQHGLKDNGPALLVPGLAALVEARRGRLDEARAHLATAADHPMALVADREHADFLLAARAFVAECEGAGVTEVFGHLEPLLREQPGHLTLRHQWMPNAVRSAVAVGAWELAERAHRVCVAEAARERVPARAFAAEARCRGLLQGDPEPLRTAVARYRMAGRPVELAEALEDLAVVLTGLGAAGEADAAFREALAGYEALGAARDVLRAEKRLLGTLKL, encoded by the coding sequence ATGCCGCCTGCCGAACCTCCACGCGCCGAGCCGCTGTTCGCCGAACTCCTCGGTCCGGTCCGGGTTTTCCTCGCCGGCACCGAGATCGACCTCGGGGCCGCCCGGCGCCAGGCCGTGTTCACCGTCCTGGCCCTGCGCGCCAACCAGCCGGTGGCCTTGGACGAGCTGGTCGACGCCGTGTGGGGGGACCAGCCCCCGACCAACGCGGAGGCGTCGGTCTACACCTACGTCTCCGGTCTGCGCAAGCTGCTGGAGCCCCACCGGTCGGCGCGGTCGGCCCCCGAGGTCCTGGTCTCCACCGGCTCCGGCTACTCGCTGCGGCTGGGTCCCGGTGCGACGGACGTGGCGTTGTTCGAGGCGCACCGGCAGCGCGCCGCCTCGATGCCCGCGGCGGCGGCGGTCGAGGAACTGGAGCAGGCGCTGGCCCTGTGGCGCGGCGAGGCGCTGGCCGGCGTCCCGGGCCCGTTCGCCCGGACGCGGCGCACCGCCCTGGCCGAGCTACGGCTGGCGACCGCCGAGCGCCGCGCCGCGCTCGCCCTGGAGCTGGGCCGGCACGCGGAGGTCGTGCCCGAGCTGACCGCCCTGGCCGCCGAGCACCCGCTGCGCGAAGGGCTGCGCGCGCTGTTGATGACCGCGTTGCACGGCGCGGGCCGGCACGCCGAGGCCCTGGCGGTCTTCCGGGAAACCCGCAGGCTGCTGGTGGACCAGCTGGGCATCGAGCCGGGCGCCGAGTTGCTGGCGGTGTACCAGCGGCTGTTGCAGGGCATGGTCGCCCCTGCCGCGCCGCTGCGCGCCACCATCCCGGTGCGCAAGCCCCCGACTCCCCCGAACGTCGTCGGGCGGCAGTCGGAACTGGAGCTGCTGCGCCGGTCGGCGGCCGACCTGGCGGCGGGGCGCGGCGGCGGCGTGTGGCTGGACGGCGAGCCGGGCATCGGCAAGTCCGCGCTGTTGGCCGCGCTGCTGGCCGAGGTGGGCGCGCAGGGGGTTCGGATCGCCTGGGGCACCGGTGACGAACTGGGGATGCGGTTCCCCCTGCGCGTGCTGCTGGACGCCCTGGGCGTGAGCACCACCTCGGACGACCCGGTCCGCGCGGCGGTGGCCGAGGCGCTGCTGGAGGCGGGCGGCGACGACTCCGAGCTGGAGGCGGTCGACCGGCTGGTCGACCTGGTCGCCGAGCTGTGCGGGCGCGGACCGCTGGTGCTGGCCGTGGACGACCTGCACTGGGCCGACGGGGTCAGCGCGCTGGCGTGGCACCGCCTGGTCCGGCTCACCCGGCGGCTGCCGCTGCTGCTGGTGGGCACCTGTCGGCCGGTACCGCGCCGCGACGACCTGGACCGGGTCCGCGAGGCGGTGCGCGGCACGGGCGGGCAGGTGCTCCGCCTCGGCCCGCTGCCGGACGAGGCGCTGGTGGAGCTGGTCACGCGCAGGCTCGCCGCCACCCCCACCGAGGGCCTGCGGCGGCTGATCGCGCAGGCGGGCGGCAACCCGGCTTACGCGGTCAGCGCCTTGGACGAGCTGGTGGGCCGGGACGCGATCCGGGTGCGCTCGGGGGTGGCCGAGCTCACCGGCGAGTCCGACGAGTCGACGTGGTCGGCGGAGGTCCTGCCGCCCGACCGGTTGGACTTCCTGTCCGTCGACGCGGTGGAGGTGCTGCGCACCGGTGCGCTGTTCGGGATGGAGTTCGCCATCGGCGACGTGGCGGTCGTGCTCGACCGCTCGCCCTCGGAGCTGGTCTCCCCGGTCCAGGAGGCGCTGACCGCGGGGGTGCTGGTCGAGGCCGACGCCGAGTTCGCCTTCCGCCACCCGCTGCTCCGCCACGGCCTCTACGAAAGTGTGCTGCCCCCGGTGCGCGCCGCCCTGCACCGGCACGCGGCCCGGGCGCTGGCCGGTGCGGGCGCGCCCGCCGTGCGGGTGGCCCGGCACCTGGCCGCCGCGGCCCCGAACCTGGACGCCTGGAGCACGGGCTGGGTCGCCGACAACGTCCGCGAGGTGATGCTCACCGACCAGGACCTGGTCTTCGAGCTGATCCGTTCGGCCGCCGACCAGCCGACGCTGACCGACGCGCAGCGCGACCGGTTGACCTCCTGGTTGGCGTGGCTGAGGTTCTGGCGCGGTGAGCGACCGGAGAGCGAGGCCAGGGCCGTGCTCGCGCACACCCGCGACCCGCACCTGGCGGCCGAGATGCGGTGCGTGCTGGCCATGCTCTACCTCGGCGAGGGGCAGGTGGAGGCCGCGGCGGGCACGCTGCGGGTCGCGGTGGAGAACGACGCCACGCCGGAGCCGTGCCGCACGCGGCAGGAGGCGCTGCTGGCCGACATCTACCGGTCCGGGTTCGCCGACCTGGAGAAGGCCGAGTGGTACGCGCACGACGCCATCAGCCGGGCCGAGCAGTCCGCCGACGGGTTCGCCATGAGCCACTCGCTGCGCGTGCTGTGGCAGATCAGCACGGCGCGCCGCGACCACGTCGAGGCGCTGGCCCAGGTCGACCTGGCGCTGACCATGATCGGCGACCCCCAGGACGTGCACGAGCTGCGGCCCGTGCTGCTGGAGAACCGGGCGTTCACGCTCCAGAACCTGGACCGGCTGGAGGAGGCGGGCCAGGCGCTGCGCGCGGCCCAGGCCAGGGCGCGGCGCGGCCCCAGCGCGGCGTTCCTGCGCGCGTGGGTGGCGGTGCACGAGTTCTGGACCGGCCGCTGGGACGACGCGCTCGCCGGGCTGGAGCACACCGCCGACGTGGTCGACCAGCACGGCCTCAAGGACAACGGGCCGGCGCTGCTCGTGCCCGGCCTCGCGGCGCTGGTGGAGGCGCGCCGGGGTCGGCTCGACGAGGCGCGGGCGCACCTGGCGACCGCGGCGGACCACCCGATGGCGCTGGTGGCCGACCGCGAGCACGCCGACTTCCTGCTGGCCGCGCGGGCGTTCGTCGCCGAGTGCGAGGGCGCCGGGGTGACCGAGGTGTTCGGACATCTGGAGCCGCTGCTGCGCGAGCAGCCGGGACACCTCACGCTGCGGCACCAGTGGATGCCCAACGCGGTGCGCTCGGCCGTGGCGGTGGGTGCCTGGGAGCTCGCCGAACGCGCCCACCGGGTGTGCGTCGCCGAGGCGGCACGGGAGCGGGTGCCGGCGCGGGCCTTCGCCGCCGAGGCGCGCTGCCGGGGGTTGCTCCAGGGCGACCCGGAGCCGCTGCGCACGGCGGTGGCGCGCTACCGGATGGCCGGGCGGCCGGTGGAGCTGGCCGAGGCGCTGGAAGACCTCGCCGTGGTGCTGACGGGCCTGGGGGCGGCGGGCGAGGCCGACGCCGCCTTCCGGGAGGCGCTGGCGGGCTACGAGGCGCTGGGCGCGGCGAGGGACGTGCTCCGGGCCGAGAAGCGGCTGCTCGGGACGTTGAAGCTCTGA